One genomic window of Dethiosulfovibrio russensis includes the following:
- a CDS encoding sugar kinase codes for MAAVVTFGEIMLRLSPKGKEKLFQTSDLVGTFGGAEGNVAVSLANYGEDVALVTALPANPIGDACVAELRRHGVDTSLIRRSGDRVGIYYAETGACCRPSKVVYDRADSSIARAKPGDFDWDAVLEEVQWFHTTGITPAVAEGTSDLVLEALRACKRRGITVSCDLNYRKKLWKWGKPATEVMTEIAEYVDVAIANEEDCQKSLGIQVDSDVTSGKLDRSSYEKLGEKVLETYPNMKSLAVTLRESHSADHNGWSAMLATRGEDTVFSRRYDITPIVDRIGGGDSFGAGLIHGMRSFESRSDALEFAVAASALKHTVYGDFNLVSREDVLTLMGGDGSGRVQR; via the coding sequence ATGGCCGCCGTCGTCACGTTCGGAGAGATAATGCTCAGACTCTCCCCCAAGGGCAAGGAAAAACTCTTTCAGACCTCCGACCTAGTAGGGACCTTCGGAGGAGCCGAGGGAAACGTAGCGGTCTCCCTCGCGAACTACGGGGAAGACGTCGCCTTGGTGACCGCCCTCCCGGCCAACCCGATCGGAGACGCCTGCGTGGCCGAGCTGAGAAGACACGGGGTGGACACCTCCCTCATAAGGAGAAGCGGCGACCGGGTCGGAATATACTACGCCGAGACCGGGGCCTGCTGTCGCCCCTCCAAGGTGGTATACGACAGGGCCGACTCCTCCATCGCTCGGGCAAAACCGGGAGACTTCGACTGGGACGCCGTCCTTGAGGAAGTCCAGTGGTTTCACACCACGGGGATAACACCCGCGGTGGCGGAGGGCACCTCCGACCTAGTCCTGGAGGCTCTCCGAGCCTGTAAGAGACGGGGGATCACCGTCTCCTGCGACCTCAACTATCGCAAGAAACTCTGGAAGTGGGGCAAGCCCGCCACGGAGGTAATGACGGAGATAGCCGAATACGTGGACGTAGCCATAGCCAACGAGGAGGACTGTCAGAAGAGCCTGGGCATCCAGGTGGACTCGGACGTCACCTCCGGAAAGCTGGACAGGTCGTCCTACGAAAAACTGGGGGAAAAGGTCCTGGAGACCTACCCGAACATGAAGAGCCTGGCCGTGACTCTTAGGGAAAGCCACAGCGCCGACCACAACGGATGGTCCGCCATGCTGGCCACCAGAGGAGAGGACACCGTCTTCAGCCGACGGTACGACATAACCCCCATAGTGGACCGCATCGGAGGAGGAGACTCTTTCGGGGCCGGTCTGATCCACGGAATGAGATCCTTCGAGAGCCGATCGGACGCGCTGGAGTTCGCCGTAGCCGCCTCGGCACTGAAACACACGGTATACGGCGACTTCAACCTGGTCTCCCGAGAGGACGTCCTCACCCTTATGGGAGGGGACGGCTCCGGAAGGGTCCAGAGATAG
- a CDS encoding Bug family tripartite tricarboxylate transporter substrate binding protein — translation MKRLLSLLVALTVVLAATGAMAADFPAKNVKLIVPFSAGGGTDAVARSLASVAEKYLGQPVVIINKTGGSGAVGMTEGAMSKKDGYTVTMVTREIAWLFQMGLAQVKPSDFDAIALVNEDPAIVLVRPDSEFQSVEKLIESAKADSGSVKFASTAKPNFYLLALELNQNVTFNQIPYNGAAEAIPAVMGGHVDFTMVNPGEAISQIQAKQLKALGVCSDARLAGLPEVPTMTELGYPIVTGTWRGLAVPKGTPEDVKSTLEDAFAKAVADPEFQEFMDKRKLGIRYMDSKDFTSFMDKDVEGLTAIVEAVKKQQGK, via the coding sequence ATGAAACGTCTGTTGTCGCTTCTAGTAGCTTTGACCGTGGTCCTCGCAGCCACCGGTGCCATGGCGGCGGATTTCCCCGCCAAGAACGTCAAGCTCATCGTCCCCTTCTCCGCCGGAGGGGGCACCGACGCAGTAGCCCGCTCTCTGGCCAGCGTAGCCGAAAAGTACCTGGGACAGCCTGTGGTCATAATCAACAAGACCGGAGGCAGCGGTGCCGTGGGCATGACCGAGGGAGCCATGTCCAAGAAGGACGGATACACAGTCACCATGGTCACCAGAGAGATAGCCTGGCTCTTCCAGATGGGCCTGGCCCAGGTGAAGCCCTCCGACTTCGACGCCATAGCTCTGGTCAACGAGGACCCAGCCATCGTCCTGGTCCGTCCGGACTCGGAGTTCCAGTCCGTCGAGAAACTGATCGAGTCGGCCAAGGCCGACTCGGGCAGCGTCAAGTTCGCCAGCACGGCGAAGCCGAACTTCTACCTCCTGGCACTGGAGCTCAACCAGAACGTTACCTTCAACCAGATCCCCTATAACGGAGCGGCCGAGGCCATCCCCGCCGTCATGGGCGGCCACGTGGACTTCACCATGGTCAACCCCGGAGAGGCCATCTCCCAGATACAGGCAAAACAGCTCAAGGCCCTGGGAGTCTGCTCCGACGCCAGGCTCGCAGGCCTGCCCGAGGTTCCTACCATGACCGAGCTGGGATACCCCATAGTGACAGGCACGTGGAGAGGCCTGGCTGTGCCCAAGGGAACCCCCGAGGATGTCAAGTCGACCCTCGAGGATGCCTTCGCCAAGGCTGTAGCGGACCCCGAGTTCCAGGAATTCATGGACAAGAGAAAGCTGGGCATCCGTTACATGGACTCGAAGGACTTCACCTCTTTCATGGATAAAGACGTGGAGGGCCTCACGGCGATAGTCGAGGCCGTCAAAAAGCAGCAGGGCAAGTAG
- a CDS encoding tripartite tricarboxylate transporter permease: protein MIDLLVQGLGTALSPQVFPFLFFGVMGGIAIGSLPGLTATMGVAVLLPLTFGMESTRALVLLVGIYIGAIYGGSISAILLKTPGTPAAAATVLDGHQMASRGEAAKALSISAIASFVGGMVSTIMLISFSPVLAKFALRFGAPEYFALAVFGLSIIASISGKHPIKGLLAGMLGLLVATVGLDPVTSYPRFTFNQMHLYNGFSIIPVLIGLFALSEAFVQMENFRVGSKIDTDFKRGIVSLKETIGLLPTMLKSALMGTIIGSIPGAGADIAAFVTYNEARRSSKNPKAFGTGCMEGIAAPEAGNNGVTGGALVPLLTLGVPGDAVAAIMLGALIIQGLQPGPLLFTQNADVIYGLFASMLVGNILMLMLGLLGVRLFCRVVEIPKRVIIPVVITLSVVGAYSMNNSVFDVWVALGFGVIGYLMQKVEMPASPVILAVILGPMAESNLRRAVLMYQGHYDFLWTRPITVVFLALAAISLFSSWMRAKKERNI, encoded by the coding sequence ATGATAGATCTCCTCGTACAGGGATTGGGAACCGCCCTGTCGCCCCAGGTCTTCCCCTTCCTCTTCTTCGGGGTGATGGGCGGCATCGCCATAGGATCTCTGCCGGGACTTACCGCCACGATGGGAGTGGCGGTGCTGCTTCCTCTGACCTTCGGGATGGAGTCCACCAGGGCGCTGGTCCTTCTCGTCGGCATATACATAGGGGCCATCTACGGCGGATCGATATCGGCGATCCTCCTGAAGACCCCCGGCACCCCCGCCGCGGCGGCCACCGTTCTGGACGGACATCAGATGGCCAGCCGGGGAGAGGCGGCAAAGGCCCTGAGCATATCCGCAATAGCCTCCTTCGTAGGAGGCATGGTGAGCACGATCATGCTCATATCGTTCTCGCCGGTGCTGGCCAAGTTCGCCCTCAGGTTCGGCGCCCCCGAATACTTCGCCCTGGCGGTGTTCGGATTGTCCATAATAGCGTCCATCTCTGGAAAACACCCCATAAAGGGGCTCCTCGCCGGGATGTTGGGGCTGCTGGTCGCCACGGTGGGGCTGGACCCCGTAACGAGCTATCCCAGATTCACCTTCAACCAGATGCACCTCTACAACGGCTTCTCCATCATTCCGGTACTCATAGGCCTGTTCGCCCTTTCGGAGGCCTTCGTACAGATGGAAAACTTCCGGGTAGGAAGCAAGATAGACACGGATTTCAAGAGAGGGATCGTGTCTCTAAAGGAAACCATCGGCCTTCTACCGACGATGCTGAAGTCCGCCTTGATGGGAACGATCATAGGATCTATCCCGGGAGCGGGTGCCGATATAGCCGCCTTCGTGACCTACAACGAGGCCAGGAGATCCTCCAAGAACCCTAAGGCCTTCGGGACCGGGTGTATGGAGGGCATAGCCGCCCCGGAGGCGGGCAACAACGGGGTGACCGGAGGGGCTCTGGTGCCGCTGCTCACATTGGGAGTACCGGGAGACGCGGTGGCCGCCATAATGCTGGGAGCTCTGATAATACAGGGACTACAGCCTGGTCCTCTGCTCTTCACCCAGAACGCCGACGTCATATACGGACTGTTCGCCTCCATGCTGGTGGGCAACATACTGATGCTCATGCTGGGATTGCTCGGGGTGAGGCTCTTCTGCAGGGTCGTGGAGATACCAAAGAGGGTCATCATACCGGTGGTCATAACCCTCTCGGTGGTGGGAGCCTACTCGATGAACAACAGCGTCTTCGACGTATGGGTGGCCCTGGGGTTCGGGGTAATAGGCTATCTGATGCAGAAGGTCGAGATGCCGGCCTCGCCGGTCATTCTGGCGGTCATACTCGGCCCCATGGCGGAGAGCAACCTCCGAAGAGCGGTGCTCATGTATCAGGGCCATTACGATTTTCTCTGGACGAGACCGATAACTGTGGTGTTCCTGGCCCTTGCGGCGATCTCCCTCTTCTCCTCCTGGATGAGGGCAAAAAAAGAACGAAACATCTGA
- a CDS encoding efflux RND transporter permease subunit — translation MRKLIETALKRPVTVVILTTALIVFGIYAFANMGMERMPNVDLPYVMVQTTMEGASPAVVDNDITDVLEEQINTIDGIKNIDSSSYEGRSVIAIEFQLDKDVDVAASDVRAKVNLARGSLPDEADDPVVDKFSFDDMAVMTIAVNSTADMRSTSTYVDKIARQRLQTVKGVGNAQAVGLREREIRIWLDPIALQARGLTATDVKNAINEKHVELPAGRIESESQEFGIRLAGEYGSIEALSQMAVARKNGALVRLKDVARVEDGFEDRRSIATYDGQQTILIQIRKQRGTNEVALAKDVKAMVEKLNATAPKGISLKIVQDTSRFIIRSMNGVRGDIIMGIMMTSIIMFLFLRTIRATFVAVITIPVCLIGTLIVLDGLGVTINNMTMLGLSLAVGMVVDSTTVVMENIHRHREMGKTAMRSSADGGSEVGFSVLAGAATTMAVFLPVAFMSGIIGRFFYAFGITVAMTILISLILSLTLTPFLCSRILGRQTESALTRAMEAPFLALERLYTGLLGAAVRHRLITLIAAVAIFASGLWMAAQLGSEFFPNEDRGRFKINFELSAEASLQQTEDFLLELGNLVRQDPRVIYTYGTVGSGQGGEVYKGTITVELVPRDERPPFYVIMGEYRKKLAVYRDVDITLGRWGGSDISLVLQGDSTEELAEIGEAMKAELEQKSVGLVDITTDLRMNKPRINLDIDRNLADDLGISMRDLSTEIKTYFGGTNSGSFKEGGYRYDIRLRAGAEDRDAPEKISDIAVRGGDGELVRLPGLVTPRIEMAPNVIKRHNRQRSLEIGANTDGISPGEGIVQLEEIFDRYAPSDGSVTMSPAGDTENMRESFASLTTALAFAILLVYMVMAIQFESFMHPLTIMFALPLMTAGAFGLLLLAGVRLSVMSFMGIILLVGIVVNNAILLVDFTNQQREQGMDKISAIMKAAPLRLRPILMTTCSTMVGMLPIALGLSEGGEIRQPMSITVIGGLFTATLLTLVVIPVIYLIVDDMTDRVKRAFSRAGAIVRGRRMAASGRLPGQTTERGKTAR, via the coding sequence ATGAGAAAACTCATAGAGACAGCCCTTAAAAGACCGGTCACGGTGGTCATACTGACCACCGCCCTGATAGTGTTCGGGATATACGCCTTCGCCAACATGGGGATGGAACGGATGCCCAACGTGGATCTGCCCTACGTAATGGTTCAGACTACCATGGAGGGAGCCAGCCCGGCGGTGGTGGACAACGACATAACAGACGTACTGGAAGAGCAGATCAATACCATAGACGGTATAAAAAACATCGACTCCAGCAGCTACGAGGGAAGATCGGTAATAGCCATAGAGTTCCAGCTGGATAAGGACGTCGACGTAGCCGCATCGGACGTCAGGGCCAAGGTGAACCTGGCCAGAGGAAGTCTGCCCGACGAGGCAGACGACCCGGTGGTCGACAAGTTCAGCTTCGACGACATGGCCGTCATGACCATAGCGGTCAACAGCACAGCCGACATGAGATCCACCTCCACCTACGTGGACAAGATCGCGAGGCAGAGGCTCCAGACGGTGAAGGGAGTCGGCAACGCCCAGGCGGTCGGACTCAGGGAGAGGGAGATAAGGATCTGGCTGGACCCCATAGCCCTACAGGCGAGGGGCTTGACCGCCACGGACGTCAAAAACGCCATCAACGAGAAACACGTCGAGCTCCCCGCCGGAAGGATAGAGTCGGAAAGCCAGGAGTTCGGCATCAGGCTGGCCGGAGAATACGGCTCCATAGAGGCGCTGAGCCAGATGGCGGTGGCCCGAAAAAACGGCGCACTGGTGAGGCTGAAGGACGTCGCCCGGGTGGAGGACGGCTTCGAGGACCGACGAAGCATAGCCACATACGACGGACAGCAGACCATACTCATACAGATCCGTAAGCAGAGGGGAACCAACGAGGTCGCCCTGGCCAAGGACGTAAAGGCAATGGTGGAGAAGCTGAACGCCACCGCTCCGAAGGGGATATCGCTGAAGATCGTCCAGGACACGTCTCGGTTCATCATAAGATCCATGAACGGCGTCAGAGGGGACATAATCATGGGAATCATGATGACCTCGATCATAATGTTCCTCTTCCTCCGTACCATAAGGGCCACCTTCGTGGCGGTCATAACCATACCGGTATGCCTCATAGGAACACTGATCGTCCTCGACGGCCTCGGCGTGACCATAAACAACATGACCATGCTGGGGCTCTCCCTGGCTGTGGGGATGGTGGTCGACAGCACCACAGTCGTGATGGAGAACATCCACCGTCACAGGGAGATGGGCAAGACCGCCATGAGATCCTCCGCCGACGGAGGATCCGAGGTGGGATTCTCCGTCTTGGCCGGAGCCGCGACCACCATGGCGGTGTTCCTGCCGGTGGCCTTCATGAGCGGCATAATAGGGCGATTCTTCTACGCCTTCGGAATAACCGTAGCCATGACCATACTTATATCTCTGATACTGTCCCTTACTCTGACTCCGTTCCTCTGCTCCAGAATTCTGGGACGACAGACCGAATCGGCCCTCACCAGAGCCATGGAAGCTCCGTTCCTGGCATTGGAGCGACTCTACACCGGCTTGCTCGGAGCAGCCGTAAGACATAGATTGATAACCCTGATAGCGGCGGTGGCCATATTCGCTTCCGGACTCTGGATGGCCGCTCAATTGGGCTCGGAGTTCTTCCCCAACGAGGACAGGGGACGATTCAAGATAAACTTCGAGCTTTCCGCCGAGGCATCTCTGCAACAGACTGAGGACTTTCTCCTGGAACTGGGTAACTTGGTCCGTCAGGACCCCAGAGTGATCTACACCTACGGCACTGTGGGATCGGGACAGGGCGGCGAGGTCTACAAAGGGACGATAACCGTTGAGCTGGTGCCGAGAGACGAACGGCCTCCCTTCTACGTGATAATGGGGGAATACCGCAAGAAACTGGCGGTCTATCGAGACGTGGACATCACTCTGGGACGTTGGGGAGGATCGGACATATCGCTGGTCCTTCAGGGAGACAGCACCGAGGAGCTGGCAGAGATAGGAGAGGCAATGAAAGCCGAGCTGGAGCAAAAGAGCGTCGGCCTGGTGGACATAACCACCGACCTCAGGATGAACAAACCCAGGATAAACCTGGATATAGACAGAAACCTCGCCGACGACCTGGGGATCAGCATGAGAGACCTGTCGACGGAGATAAAGACCTATTTCGGAGGAACCAATTCCGGTAGCTTCAAAGAGGGGGGATACCGCTACGACATAAGGCTCAGAGCCGGAGCGGAGGATCGAGACGCACCGGAGAAGATCTCGGACATAGCGGTTCGGGGAGGAGACGGCGAGCTCGTGAGGCTTCCCGGCCTGGTCACCCCCAGGATAGAGATGGCTCCCAACGTAATAAAGAGACACAACAGACAGAGATCGCTGGAGATAGGGGCCAACACCGACGGCATATCCCCCGGCGAGGGGATCGTACAGCTCGAGGAGATCTTCGACCGCTACGCCCCTTCGGACGGCTCCGTCACCATGTCCCCCGCAGGGGACACGGAGAACATGAGGGAGAGCTTCGCGTCTCTCACGACCGCCCTGGCATTCGCTATACTTCTGGTCTACATGGTGATGGCGATACAGTTCGAGTCCTTCATGCACCCCCTCACCATCATGTTCGCATTGCCCCTGATGACCGCCGGTGCCTTCGGTCTTCTACTGTTAGCCGGAGTAAGGCTCAGCGTGATGAGCTTCATGGGAATAATTCTGCTGGTGGGGATAGTGGTGAATAACGCCATTCTCCTGGTCGACTTCACCAACCAACAGAGGGAACAGGGCATGGACAAAATATCGGCCATAATGAAAGCCGCACCTCTGAGGCTGAGGCCGATACTCATGACCACCTGCTCCACCATGGTCGGAATGCTTCCGATAGCACTGGGACTCAGCGAAGGAGGCGAGATCAGACAGCCTATGTCCATAACGGTCATAGGAGGCCTGTTCACCGCCACCCTCCTGACTCTGGTGGTCATCCCGGTGATATACCTGATCGTCGACGACATGACGGACCGGGTGAAGAGAGCTTTCTCCAGAGCGGGCGCGATCGTCAGAGGACGCAGGATGGCAGCCTCCGGACGGCTTCCCGGACAGACTACCGAAAGGGGCAAGACAGCCAGATGA
- a CDS encoding efflux RND transporter periplasmic adaptor subunit produces MKIAVVIALATVLLWGSTGAAQNTVVTVQTVEITPKVERGFSENSTLEAIDEVTIYPRVSGRLMKVFVKQGNSVSPGDPIAELDHRDVDAQISQAKAQIAVAQAQVAQAMAELENAKRERDRYLRLVKEGFSTQQQLDSKETVYRTAKAAVDLNRAQVRQHRANLEKLQVDLSEYTLKASIQGIVVNDYSRTPGEMITPQTPLAQIADISRLKAVIQAPESHARLIEQGMTAFVTVGEIKLEGKVSRIRPFVDPSTRTTQVEVAIENRKNLKPGMFARVFIVEETLKNAVMVPMEAVISEQGGSFVFVVEDGKAVKRPVKLGPSVGRDSQIREGLEPGERLVVLGGKNLSDGDQITIR; encoded by the coding sequence ATGAAAATAGCCGTTGTCATCGCTCTGGCGACCGTGTTGCTATGGGGATCCACCGGGGCCGCTCAAAACACCGTCGTGACCGTGCAGACCGTGGAGATAACCCCTAAGGTGGAGAGAGGTTTTTCCGAGAACAGCACCCTGGAGGCCATAGACGAGGTAACCATCTATCCCAGGGTGAGCGGAAGGCTGATGAAGGTCTTCGTGAAACAGGGAAACTCGGTATCTCCCGGAGACCCTATAGCGGAGCTGGACCACAGAGACGTCGACGCCCAGATATCTCAGGCCAAGGCACAGATAGCCGTCGCCCAGGCCCAGGTGGCCCAAGCCATGGCGGAACTTGAAAACGCTAAGAGGGAGAGGGATCGCTATCTCAGGCTGGTCAAGGAGGGCTTCTCCACCCAGCAGCAGTTGGACTCGAAGGAGACGGTCTACCGCACCGCAAAGGCGGCGGTAGACCTCAACAGGGCTCAGGTCAGACAGCACAGGGCCAACCTGGAAAAACTCCAGGTAGACCTGTCCGAATACACGCTGAAGGCGTCCATTCAGGGAATTGTGGTGAACGACTACTCCAGAACCCCGGGAGAGATGATAACCCCTCAGACCCCTCTGGCTCAGATCGCCGACATATCAAGGCTGAAAGCGGTCATCCAGGCTCCGGAAAGCCACGCCAGACTGATAGAGCAGGGAATGACGGCTTTCGTGACCGTCGGAGAGATCAAGCTGGAGGGCAAGGTCTCCCGAATCCGCCCCTTCGTCGACCCCAGCACCAGGACCACACAGGTGGAGGTCGCCATCGAAAATCGGAAAAACCTCAAACCGGGGATGTTCGCAAGGGTCTTCATCGTTGAGGAGACCCTGAAAAACGCCGTCATGGTACCGATGGAGGCGGTGATCTCCGAGCAGGGCGGCTCCTTCGTCTTCGTGGTGGAGGATGGGAAAGCCGTAAAGAGACCGGTCAAACTAGGACCGTCCGTAGGAAGGGATAGCCAGATCCGAGAGGGCCTGGAACCGGGAGAAAGGCTGGTCGTCTTGGGAGGAAAGAACCTCTCCGACGGAGACCAGATAACGATCCGTTAG
- a CDS encoding tripartite tricarboxylate transporter TctB family protein — MRRADAVTALVFMALGGAALYQTTLFDQTLITDNYLGATFFPRMVAVAMVAMAISLLWGSRKALTEEEDGEPMFGPGILRPMVGAVVVGAYSWALEPLGFIISTVILNVAILLTFGVKKIPLLLILPTAATLIIYWVFYKLLTVPLPEGIFFL, encoded by the coding sequence ATGAGAAGAGCCGATGCAGTCACCGCCCTGGTCTTCATGGCGCTGGGAGGGGCCGCACTGTACCAGACGACCTTGTTCGACCAGACCCTCATAACGGACAACTACCTGGGGGCCACCTTCTTTCCGAGAATGGTAGCCGTAGCTATGGTAGCCATGGCCATTTCCCTTCTATGGGGATCGAGAAAAGCTCTGACCGAGGAGGAAGACGGAGAACCGATGTTCGGTCCCGGGATCCTTCGCCCCATGGTCGGTGCCGTTGTAGTTGGAGCCTATTCCTGGGCTCTCGAACCCTTAGGCTTCATAATATCCACAGTTATTCTGAACGTAGCCATACTTTTGACCTTCGGAGTGAAAAAGATACCCTTGCTGTTGATCCTGCCGACTGCGGCTACTCTGATCATCTACTGGGTTTTCTATAAACTTCTGACCGTGCCCCTCCCGGAGGGGATATTCTTCCTCTAG
- a CDS encoding transporter substrate-binding domain-containing protein, which yields MKRTVFLFLLLSALCVSSAQGEGLKEIRERGELRHLGVPYAHFVSGSGDGLDVELMKRFASFLGVNYSFVPTDWQNLVPDLLGIEIKKDGSLSETTRPIRGDLIASGLTVLEWRKRLIDFSSPTFTTQVWLVTRANNPIRPIKPSGDLEKDIESTKELVKGKSLMGCPGTCLDPDLYGLRDLARELAPFEGNLNDLIPALISGRSELLLLDVPDVLVGLASWPGQIKVLGPISHKQEMAVAFPKGSDLRDEFERFFSELVEKGEYSLMVEEYYPSITEFP from the coding sequence ATGAAACGAACGGTTTTTCTCTTCCTGCTCCTATCGGCTCTGTGCGTCTCGTCCGCCCAGGGGGAAGGCCTTAAGGAGATTAGGGAGAGAGGAGAACTTCGCCATCTCGGCGTGCCCTACGCTCACTTCGTGAGCGGAAGCGGAGACGGACTCGACGTGGAACTGATGAAAAGATTCGCCTCCTTCCTAGGGGTGAATTACTCTTTCGTCCCGACGGACTGGCAAAATCTCGTGCCCGACCTCCTGGGAATAGAGATAAAAAAAGACGGATCTCTTTCCGAGACGACGAGACCTATAAGAGGAGACCTTATAGCCTCCGGACTGACAGTCCTGGAGTGGAGAAAGAGGCTGATAGACTTCTCCAGCCCCACCTTCACCACCCAGGTCTGGCTTGTTACTAGAGCCAACAACCCGATAAGACCAATAAAACCGTCGGGCGACCTGGAAAAGGACATAGAATCGACCAAGGAACTGGTGAAGGGGAAGTCCCTCATGGGCTGTCCCGGTACCTGTCTTGATCCCGATCTGTACGGGCTGAGAGACCTGGCCAGAGAGCTTGCGCCCTTCGAGGGAAACCTGAACGACCTGATCCCAGCCCTTATCTCCGGCCGCTCGGAGCTGTTGCTGCTGGACGTCCCGGACGTCCTGGTCGGCCTGGCCTCGTGGCCCGGACAGATCAAGGTTCTAGGCCCGATCTCCCATAAACAGGAGATGGCAGTGGCCTTTCCCAAGGGATCCGACCTGAGGGATGAATTCGAGAGGTTTTTCTCCGAACTGGTGGAAAAAGGAGAGTACTCCCTCATGGTGGAGGAATACTATCCGTCCATAACGGAATTCCCATGA
- a CDS encoding TolC family protein: MKTKKTIGVAVAMMAILSVAPPVSATSLTLEEAVRIGVEEGIEVLKSAQDMDKSEAGKLVARSALFPSLSLGGKYKRQDEQHALAEEANSYGVSITATQPVYTGGKATALLKQSQAYETSVLEAVTDAKETVAYSVIRQFYDILHLRENVAAARDSMAFAESHLKEVVKKEVLGVANRFEVTRAEQQLSGYRTQLITAVNDLESAKIALFTTLRMDPESDVKIEGSLDFVPYVGDREGSLERAMANRPDLKASLSSLEIQRQEIQVAASGLRPKVDLKASYTWDDPKESDGTDDDDWEIALEVDVPILDRNVTKAQIMREKANLRQRELDLQKLREAIRSEVSQAWLNLETAKQAVESTSKDLELASESLRLAQVGYREGVSTQIDVLDAQASYTKARKEHAMAVSAYSVQVAALERTEGELVSHVLKENGGEDR; this comes from the coding sequence ATGAAAACGAAGAAAACGATAGGCGTCGCCGTCGCTATGATGGCGATACTTTCCGTCGCACCGCCCGTGTCCGCAACCTCCCTGACCCTCGAGGAAGCTGTCAGGATAGGGGTAGAAGAGGGAATAGAGGTTCTGAAGAGCGCCCAGGACATGGACAAGAGCGAGGCGGGAAAGCTGGTAGCCCGATCGGCACTTTTTCCATCCCTTTCCCTGGGGGGCAAGTACAAAAGACAGGACGAGCAACACGCTCTTGCGGAGGAGGCAAACTCCTACGGCGTATCGATAACCGCCACCCAGCCGGTATACACGGGGGGGAAGGCCACCGCATTGCTCAAACAGTCCCAGGCCTACGAAACCTCGGTGCTGGAGGCAGTGACCGACGCAAAGGAGACCGTGGCCTACTCGGTCATACGCCAGTTCTACGACATTCTCCATTTGAGGGAAAACGTGGCCGCAGCCAGGGACTCGATGGCCTTCGCAGAGAGTCATCTGAAGGAAGTCGTAAAAAAGGAGGTCCTGGGCGTAGCGAACCGGTTCGAGGTCACCAGAGCGGAACAACAGCTGAGCGGCTACAGAACCCAGCTCATAACCGCCGTCAACGACCTGGAATCGGCCAAGATCGCCCTTTTTACCACTCTGCGGATGGACCCAGAGTCGGACGTAAAGATAGAGGGCAGCCTCGACTTCGTGCCCTACGTCGGCGACAGAGAGGGCTCTCTCGAAAGGGCCATGGCGAACAGACCGGACCTGAAGGCGTCACTTTCATCTCTGGAGATACAGCGACAGGAGATACAGGTAGCCGCCAGCGGGCTGAGACCTAAGGTCGATCTGAAAGCCTCCTACACCTGGGACGACCCGAAGGAAAGCGACGGTACCGACGACGACGACTGGGAGATAGCCTTGGAGGTGGACGTGCCCATACTGGACAGGAACGTCACCAAGGCCCAGATAATGAGGGAAAAGGCCAACCTGAGACAGAGAGAGCTGGACCTCCAAAAGCTTCGGGAGGCCATAAGAAGCGAGGTCTCCCAGGCCTGGTTAAATCTCGAAACGGCTAAACAGGCGGTGGAATCCACGTCGAAAGACCTCGAATTGGCCTCCGAATCCCTTAGGTTGGCCCAGGTAGGCTACAGAGAGGGAGTCAGCACCCAGATAGACGTCCTGGACGCCCAGGCATCCTACACCAAGGCCAGAAAGGAACACGCTATGGCTGTGAGCGCCTATTCCGTCCAGGTGGCGGCCCTGGAGAGAACCGAGGGAGAGCTGGTCTCCCATGTCCTGAAAGAAAACGGAGGTGAAGACAGATGA